In Podospora pseudopauciseta strain CBS 411.78 chromosome 2 map unlocalized CBS411.78m_2, whole genome shotgun sequence, the genomic stretch CCTGTCCAGGCGACACCGCCAGCAAAGCTCACCAATCTCCGGCTCCCAACACCCTGTCGCTGCAGAGGGCCCTCTTGGTGATTCGTCCTTACTTGGCCAGTTGATTTGGTGCCGTACCAGTTTGTCCAGTCTTAGCTGGAGTACCAGCATTCTTAACGACAGCTGGAACTTCGGGGACAGCCAGGGAACCACTGAGGGCTTTCTCGAGCATGCTCACCATGGAACCTGACACTCTTGAGCTGCTCTTCCTACtccactccctcaccttTGCCAGTATTGCTGGTTTCTGGAGCTGCAAGTGCTTCAGGGCAATGTCACCCCAGATTTGGCAATCGGCCAGGCTGGCAGTATTAGAGTATTGGGATGTAGAAGGGGAATTGCCCAGAGCCTGGAGCCAAGGCATGATGGCATGATAGACCGTATTGCATTCTATGTTGCGATCGTACGCTTCGCTGCCGGCGTGGTTGGGTACGATTTCGTAACCAGGTTCGTTATAGTATGGCCGCTCGACAAAGATCATGGCTGGTAGAATGAGCGGTTAGTTGGAGCTTGGTCGTCTAGGTTGAACGGAATTACATACACTGTATAGAAACCAAAACCTGTAGGATTGTCGAAACGTTTGGCACCCATCCCTGTCCATTCCATGTCCCGATCAGTGACAGGCAAACTAACCGATCATAGAAAACGTTAGCATCTTACGGCTGTAAAGCGCGTGGCTAAAACATACCTTTTCCGTTTGCATACAAGTTTGGATTGAACCTGACCTTGCCACCGCCTGTCGTCAGAAACTGCACCTTTGGTGGCGCCGTGGGAAAGTCCGAGCCACAAAGAATGTCAAAGAGGAAGATGCCATGCTCATAAGGCGTGTCCTTAGGCCCGATGATCAACACTTTGAGCATGTCTGGTCGTGACTCGCCGTAGCGGACATAGATGCCGTCGGGAAGGTCCGCGTGTAGCGATGAGATCTGCGCAAACAGCTTTCTCATCCGCTGGCCATTGGAGTTCACGACTTGGTTTTGAAAACCCGTGTAAAAGTTGGCTAACAAAAGATCATCCTTGATTTCCATCACACCATGTAACTTGTGGTAGTCGGTCATCTTAGCCGCTGCTGCTATCGATTCGAGTTCCTTGTTTTTGGACCGTGTGACGACAGTGCTCGTTGTAGAAGCTGACGCACGGGGACCCGGGCGAGCCTTGTCGTCTTCCGGTGCGGGTTTCAGATGATGAAGAACGTCTTGCAGGTCGCAGACTTGTCGCGCAATGCAGATTGCTTCGTCACCGTCATCCGCAGACCCAAAGCTCTTGGAGCCATCCATGAAGACTCGGCAAACTACAGATAGTTTCTCCACTACCCTATAAACAGATTGTGCAGTTTCGGGTTTAATATGGTTGCTTGATATAGCCTGCCTGGAAGGAGGCATTGAAGCCATTGAAGCCATTAGTAACTGTTGCGAGGGTGGGAAGTGGATCTGCTCGTGGAATATGCACGAGGCGGCGTCCCAGTTTCGCGCCAACCTGTGAACAAAGAGAAGGGTTGCCTTGATAATGCCAGCCCTCGCATCCATCTCGCCAATAGCAGCTGATCGCAAAATCTCGCAAGCGAGTCGCATCATGGGAGATGTATGGATCATGACCCGTAGGCCAGGTGTGGACTCAAACTCTTTCTTATCCACGGATGGAAGCACTTCTGCAAGTGTCAAGAAATATGAAACTGCATCTGCGGACTCGGGCGTTGGCTTGGAATTGTGGAACTGCTGAGGCTGCCCTTTGAAAGGATTGAAACTGTACGAGTCGTGTGCATAGCCAGTGCCCCTTGCAAAAGCTGTCTGCTGTTGagggggctgttgagggggCTGTAGCTTTTGCTGTTGCTTTGGCTGTTCTTTTGATGCAGGCGTAGAAATCTTCGTGGCTGTAGGTCTTTCGTAACCGCATAGTAAAGAGAAAATCACAAAGGCGCGCCCCTCGGGGCAACACCAGGACGCTCTTATGGCATCAGTTACTCGGACGGCGTTGGCCCTCTGTCGGGTCAACGATGTACCTCGAGTACCACAGGCCAAACAACCTTGACAGCCACAGTATCTGCATTTTGTAAAAGGGTGGATCATCCCTACTAGAGTCGTCAGTGTACCGTATTTGAAGCGTCAAAGTCTTGAGTGACGAAACGACTTGCCTGCTTTGAGCATGGACTTTGTCTTCTGAACAAGTACGTCTGCTGTCATGTCATTGCTCTTGCCACATTGGCAGCACTTCCACTTGTGGTATTTCTCCCTGAACTCGGCCAGATGGCTCTGCGTCTCTTCCTCTGTCACA encodes the following:
- a CDS encoding uncharacterized protein (COG:O; EggNog:ENOG503NYWY) → MLGTGYLGSPDPHTLDTAFPHAGSSQPSAMPPFKERLGMRMQKVQSIFRPSKRRIAEDDASSQPPKQLRTMLGPTKKAVQYPPSLSAPSTSPAGSSKANELPSTSSSGVSNTLAYPTMPFIMSADPPGSRRGNPIDLDAPPSQFSRSNSSSQSDSSSSSLIYDDDDQRQVLNDEAIARILQEAEHEYKNQPESSPQIFSPVTEEETQSHLAEFREKYHKWKCCQCGKSNDMTADVLVQKTKSMLKAGKSFLGMIHPFTKCRYCGCQGCLACGTRGTSLTRQRANAVRVTDAIRASWCCPEGRAFVIFSLLCGYERPTATKISTPASKEQPKQQQKLQPPQQPPQQQTAFARGTGYAHDSYSFNPFKGQPQQFHNSKPTPESADAVSYFLTLAEVLPSVDKKEFESTPGLRVMIHTSPMMRLACEILRSAAIGEMDARAGIIKATLLFVHRLARNWDAASCIFHEQIHFPPSQQLLMASMASMPPSRQAISSNHIKPETAQSVYRVVEKLSVVCRVFMDGSKSFGSADDGDEAICIARQVCDLQDVLHHLKPAPEDDKARPGPRASASTTSTVVTRSKNKELESIAAAAKMTDYHKLHGVMEIKDDLLLANFYTGFQNQVVNSNGQRMRKLFAQISSLHADLPDGIYVRYGESRPDMLKVLIIGPKDTPYEHGIFLFDILCGSDFPTAPPKVQFLTTGGGKVRFNPNLYANGKVCLSLIGTWNGQGWVPNVSTILQVLVSIQSMIFVERPYYNEPGYEIVPNHAGSEAYDRNIECNTVYHAIMPWLQALGNSPSTSQYSNTASLADCQIWGDIALKHLQLQKPAILAKVREWSRKSSSRVSGSMVSMLEKALSGSLAVPEVPAVVKNAGTPAKTGQTGTAPNQLAK